A segment of the Peromyscus leucopus breed LL Stock unplaced genomic scaffold, UCI_PerLeu_2.1 scaffold_579, whole genome shotgun sequence genome:
GGCTTTGGATGGAAAGTTCAGGAGATTTATTGATAAAAACCCACTAGGCTATCTACTTAAAAGGCATCTTTGGGGCTTgaaggatggttcagtggttaagaatatgtattgcttttccagaggaccagaggttGGTTCCTACAGCACCATTGGTAGAGCAGTGCAGGGGACCTGACACTTCTTGCCTCCTTGGACACCGGCACATATGTACACCTCTGTACActacacatagttaaaataattaaaatagggggctggagcgatgctcagtggttaagagcacttactgctcttgcagaagacccaagttctgttcccagcatccaaatgacagctcacaaccatctgtaactccagttccagaggatctgatgtccttttctgacctctacgGGTATCAGGCAAGCAAGTGGTGCGcatacaaacatgcaggcaaaacacccacacccacacaaataaatctgaaataataaaattctttaaaaattggtCATCATTATGATTGACTGAATATGGTAAACATCTCTGGTGTCTGTTGAAATAAACTTTAGCACTTGCTAGTCTTTCCAAGGTCTTCCATAAAGCTTGCCTTTTAAATGCCCAGCCTGTCTGTCTCATCACACAGGTACGCAGTAATTTTCCTTAGCTTTCCCGTTATCTTCAATGCAAACTCCACGACCTAGACCATctttttttcctgccttgtccactgGGCCCAAGGCCAGGAACCCTGCACCCCTCCCTTAGGCAGGAGACTACTTCGTGACTCGGTTGTGCTGTCTAGACTGTTGTcgtgacttcttttttttaaaaaactatgcgTGAACAAAAAAATAGCTCCCCCACGCCCAGCTTGAACTAGGCCTGAAAAAATGGTTTGACGCACTGTAAATGAATAGATGAATCACCAAATTGATGTTCTAGGACGCAGGATCTTTCTGCGCGTGCGCCAGAGGAAAAGGCGTGGGAAAGCGCTTTCCTACCTAGCTGGGTATCTTAGGTCTctgagggtgggagggggtgccCTCAACCTCATTGGCTAGGACAGTCCGCATTGGTCTGATGCAATGCTTTTGCAGTCTCGCGGAGCTCTACCCGCCAGTGAAACCGTTCAGTACCAGCATCGTGCCAGGGCGTTTCCTGCCGGCCAAGGGACGGCGCAGTGAGGCGGACAAAAGACTCCAAGTGGCACTTTGAATTTGCTTAGTTTTATTAGGCTCGTCAAGGGTCACGGGGGAAGGGGCGGCGCTTCTGGGGAGCAGGAATACCACAAAGGCGAAGCTGCCTTGCAAAGACACTGAGGCGGGCGGCTAGCGGTCAGGGCtggtgaagggaagaaagggattgGAGAGAGACTTCGCAGAAGGGGGTGGTAGCAGAGTCTCGAGGCCACTGCGCAGTTGTGACGAAGGTCACAGCGGCCCTCCTCACTTAGTGATCAGGATGTTCACAGAGCACGGAGAGAGGGGCTTGGGCCTATGCTCACGAGGAGGGGGACTAGAGGGGCCCTGACCAAGGCATCACAATAAATAAGATTAGCAGCACACAGAAGCCTGCAGGGGAGGAGGGCCAAAGGCGGGGGGGTAAGTCCTCCTCCAAATAAGAGCTCTGCAATTActaaaccataaaaataaactttaaacccGTGTAATAAGTCGGTCTCCCCCCAGAAGTGCAATGTGGGGCCGCACAGCCCTAGCTGAAGAGGAGGGCAAATGGGATAGGGTATAGGGGTATAATATATAGAGCCCCCGAGAGGGTAAGATGTTTATCCgatatttcctttcttccccaggcGGGCCCAAGTGTTTGGGACCGGCAGCACCTCCTGGACATCAGAATCGTCGGAATTCACTTCACTTCCTTCCTCATAGATTTGCTCCTCTATGTAGCTGTCCTCGGTTAGTTCGGTATCTgtgaaggggagaaggaggagcgTGGTTGGATGCCCCTCGAAAAGTGAACGGAGCAAAAGAGCTGTGCCTTTGGGGGGCCTGGGACCACTTGCCAAGTGCCTCTGCTTGGAAcagggagggtgagagagaggtcacaggaggggagggagatgggagaggaagtgCCACTGAGATTGTTTGTATTCAAACCCAAGGttagaggagctggagggaggccaGAAGGCAGAGTATTTATCTTTGCCCCGTCAAAAAGGGAGCAATCCCTGAAAGTAGCTttttctccctctgccccccaTACTCCTCAATGTGTGTCTCTTCCTGAGCAGGCCTTGGGCGTATGCTCATCGGTTACTTTTTGCCTCTAGTGCGACCCAAACAGACTCTagttgccccctcccccactccagagCTAGGCAGTTCTGCCTCCCACCCTTGGAGAAAAGTGAGGCCATCAGGAGGGAGGCAAAGAAGACTGACAATTTCCTTAGTCTCCCTAGCTTACCCCAAAATATGTGCATGTGGCTGCTCCCTCACTAACCGCTTTCACCCTTTGTGCCCCGCTCCTTTCTTCAATGGAAGTTTGCCAGGAACCCCATGAGCAAGCCTTCAGTAATGGTTTTCCCTATCCTTTCTACCTCCCTCAGGGGCTCACCACTCCTCTGTCTGCCCATAGCCAGGTGCAAATGAGTTCTTTCACCCGTCTTTGAGGCCAGGACTAAACCTGGGAGTCACCTTAAATACTGCTCTATCCCTCAGACTTTCATGTGCAATCTCTCCTGAGCAGGTTCCCCAAATGCATACATTGTTGGACAAAGAACACGTTCGGTGGTCCAGAAGTTTGGGAAATGGGGAGTTCTGCGAAGTGTAAGagggtttttcaaggcagggggTCTCAGAACGTGTAGAGGATGCTGTATGTGTTATTTGCCTAACACATTTGATCAGCAAACCCTTCTGTGAGAAGCAGCTTTCCGAACTGGTGAAGGGCCCTCAGATAATCATGGAAGCCTTGCGAAACATTCTAGGTCACTGATGGAGTAACTGTGTAGAAGGCTCCAGATTGCTCTTGAGCAGAAATACAACTTCCAACTCAAATGGTACCTCCTTTCCGGGGCTCTCCCTCTCCTTGCCCACTCCTTGAGGTGACATTAACTGCTCTGTCCTTTGAGTGTAGAGAACAGACGTTCTGTTCACCTCACCACTAGCTGCCCAAAGAAGCCTGGGCATtctcagaagagaaaggaggggggaggggcccAGCTCACCTTCCTcactggcctcctcctcctcctcctcttcttcagacTCTGTTGAATCGTCAGAGATGATTTCGACCTCCTCCTCATAGACATCCTGGTTGGCGCTGTTATCTAGAGCCTTATCAAAGACTTCAATGCCATTCTTATAGTATTTAATGTCCCTGTCATCATCATCGCTGCCCTCATTGTCACCCTCATTGCCATCATCATCACTGCCCTCACTGTCACCTTCATTTCCATCATTATCTTCGTCATCACTGCCCTCGTCTCCATTGTCACTATCACTGCTCTCTTGGATGTTAGTGCCCAGCTGATGGTCCCCTTCTAGGTTGTCGCTGTCACCATCAGCTTTCTCATTGGTGGAATCCTCACTGTCAGAGGAGTTCTTCTCGTCTGGGTTCTCGCTGCTGTCATCTGTACTCACAGCATTGCTCTCGACCTTATTGCTGGGGCCCTCAGTATGGTCAGGGGCCTCGCTGTCACACAGGGGCTCATTGATGTCGGTTACCTCGTTATCAGTGGTCTCAAAGTAGTCGGTGGTCTCCATGAAGTCAGAGATCTTGATGTCATGGAAGGTCTCATTGTCAGTGATCTCATCAATTTCTGAGATTTCACTGAGAATGTCTTCAATGGCATAATGGTCATGAGCATCTTCCATGATCAccatttcatattctttcttggCTTTACTGTGGGGAAGTTTGAAGCTGAGTATAAGGATAATGGGAGAAACTGGGAAGGCAGTAGGGTACTAGGGCTTCTAAGAATGGGGGAAAGTCCCATTGCCACCCCTAACTATGTAACCTCAGGCCACTTCTGGGCATCACTGCTCATTTGTAAACAATGCATTGGATTATTTCAGTGGTCCCTTGCACCTCTATAAATCCTGTGTGCCTCTAGTCTAGTCTCTGCCCTAtctgaaaacaagacaaaacaaacccctcTCAGGCACCAATGCTTGAatcacctttcctttctttcttgcttccttctgtttgtccTGTAGCCACTTCCTCTCATGTAGTAGCGCACTGGATTAACCCATAGGTCGTTCTTGATAATCTGTCGAGAGAGGgggtaaaaaagagaaaagagccatGAGTATAAGCCCTAGAACCTAGTCACAATTTCTCAGGCACCCACGGCCAAGTCTGGCAAGGCTTTCTTTGGCAATGCCAGGAGGGGTCTCACCTCAGCAATCCTGTCAGCTTCTGGGAGGCTGTGGTTGGAAAACCAGTTGAAGAAACTTTCTCTGGTGTCATAGTTCCTGCGATGATAGGCCTGGGGTTCCTGCCCCCGGTGCCAACGTATCGGGGTAGAATGAGATACCAGCCGGCCTAGAAAAAGCGGAAGAGATGCAGAGGGAGTAGAAATGATAGTATGGGGGGCCACAGATTTGTTCTGCCGCTTACCTGAGCGGTTGCGCTGGAACTCCTTGACGATCACCATGTTCGTAAAGTATGGGTTGGTCTGGAAGTACAGCTTCATTTTGTAGCCCATGGAGATGTGTCTGAGATCCTGTACCTGCTCAGGGTGGGGGTAATGGTGGTATGTATCCCTTCCATGGCCCTTCCCACCCCCCCTCACCTCTAAGGACCAGATTCCTTGGCTTTCCTGCTTCGTCTGACCTGGAGATTGGTCAAGTAGCGGAAAATGTCTTCATCGCGTTGGTTGATCAAGATTGAAATTTTGGGGTGGTTGAGGAACTAATGAGTGGAGCAGTTTAGGTCAAGGATTTACTGTTCAATATGAAGGAGGGCAGAGCAAAacaggctgaagcaggagttcCTTCTATGTTTCAGCGATGTATGTGGAGTACATGAGTGCTTATGCAATGTGAAGCCTCAGTGCTAGGTAGCCTTGCCATGGTTCATATTTGCTGCGTGTCTGGATGCTAAGGCTCTGTGACCATGTCCATGTGATCCTTGTCTCTTGGTGACAGGTGCCTATGTTCACAAAATGCTAAGGGTCTGGGAGCTGAAAGCCCAAGTCTAAGTACTAATGTATTCGGTTACCAAGAGCCTGTATTTACATGATGTTACATGTGTAGGTGTTGATGGTCAGTGTCCACATGATGTAAAAATGGCTCTGGTGGTTTGCATGGTTAGGCCCTGTTACCTCATCCTGTGCCTGTCTGCTGAGGGCCTGTGATCATGTGACACATTTTATCATGGGCCaagtatttatatctatataaattCTATTAAAATGTTGAACCTATGTATTTCAAATGTTACATATATGTTTCCTGGGGATGAGCTCAACAGTCACCAATAGTGGATTGGATTCTTCCTGGTCTACCTTTTCCTTCATTTAACCACTTGACCTCCACATCCAAGTGGTCTTTCTCCTGATTCTTCAGGGATCCCATCCCCTTGCTCTCATTTCCCCTCTAATAGAGGGTGTTGTAGACAGATTTGAGGTCTCTAGATATCTAAGCAGAGACTCAGGCTTACAGAGCCTTGCGTGGTTTCAGCACCCTTCCTGGAGTTTATttgcccgccctccctccctccccccgcccccctccctccccccccccccccgtcagctCATCACCTgtattcccctcccccttttgctGTGATCCTGTTTATCAGCTGCGTGCCTTCTCTGTTATCCCTCCCTCTTTTACTGTCtgtgatccatttttttttatgttatggTGCGACTGTTTTCCCATCTGCAGTCCAGTTTTTATGCTATTTTGCCCTCTTGCCATCCCTCTTCTACTCATTCTAGAATCTTCTAGCGGGGAGTCATTCCCATCTCtgaccctcccccacaccccttgTTTCTCTTCTGCACATCTCTCCTTCAGACATGGGCTTCTGACCCATGAGTATCGATGAGAAGGATACTGCTTTGACCCAGAAGCCTGGGATATGCTGGATGATGAGATCTCTGCGCTCCAAAAAGGGTCTTCGCATCTGGATGAATTTGCGTTTGAGACGCAAGAAGGCCTTGCCCGCCTTGATGTTCACCGCCTCCAGGTCCATTTGAATGCTCTCCAGGGCCTGCAGTATGCTTTCCATCCTCTGGGCACTCCTCTCTCGGCTCTCCTtcaccttcctcagcctcctcctcctcctcctacgccgccgctgccgcctccTCACACTTTCCTtttcatcctcatcatcatcttCCACTATGATGAtagcctcttccttcctctttggaCCGACTAACATCTGgggcccccacccccccaagctACAGGTTTCTAGGGCCTTCTCTCCAGCAAGGCTGCTGGGCTCTGCAACCTGAAAGTCAATTTCCAGACTCCCCCCAGAGGTTTCTGAAGAGGGGAATGTATCCATGATCCCTGTGGGAGGGGGCTCCCCAAATCCCGACTCTACTGCAGGATCCCAGCCGGGACACTCAGTACCCAGGGTGAAATACGCGCGGATCCCTCCCTCCTCGAGAATGACATAGGGCAGTGGTGGGGGCAGCGTGGGGCCCACCCCCCTCATGTCAGCCAGCACCTGTGCAGCCTCGGTTTCTTCCTGGGGTCTCGGACGCTgctggggtggaggcaggggcagtcGCAGGAgcggcggggggggcgggggcggcagGTCGCGCAGACGGGGTTCCGAGCTGCTCAGGCGGGGGGTCTTGGCCGGAGGCCCCTCATCCGGGCGGTCCATGGTGACCGcgctcaaggctcagggaatcgCGCTGGTTCTTCCGCTCTCAGACCAGGCCGTCGCCACCAGTCACACTAGAAGCGGAGCCGCCACACCTCACGCGACCAGCTCTGCTCACCACCTCGCTCTGACGTCCCCTCCCACAGCGCCTGCCCCGCTCCCACAGCGCCAGTCGCCGAGGCTCCGCCCACTCCTTGGCAAGGCGTCTGTTCTGCCCACCATTGGCTGCCGGCCTCGGAGGTGGCGTTAGCGTTCCCTCAACCCCTGCCTTCTCTCACGCAATCCGCTTGCCAACACTACACATCATCATTTTCTAATTGGCTCCCTTCGCACCTACCAATCATCAGGCTGACTGCCCCAGTGATGAGAGGAAAACTGAAGGGCGATTGGCTGCGAGGAAAGCTAGGGTAAGAAACCCCTTACCCTCGTTCTTGCAAGGTTTTATCCAATGGGAAAACTACCAGCGATTCGGAAGACCAAAGACGAGACGCGGAGAGGGTGGCTGGGAGTGCGCAAGCACCAGGGAGCGAGATGTGCTCGAATGAAATCAGAGAGCCTCGCTATCGTTCTCCCCGCCCCGCTCCCAGATCAACTACgcacttttaaaaaatctgtccCTTCCCCCACCAGCTTATGTCCCTGGGGTGAGCGCTGTCGCCCCTCAGACGTAGGTTGCCTTGACGTGCTAGCAATTTAAGTATCTGAGGTCTTTGGTTTGGTGGTCAGGTTTTGACATGGCTTTTTCCATCTCTGCAAAATGGCTCCAGAAACAATCACAGACGCAAAAAAGTGACTTTCTCTGCGTCATAAAAATTGATTGAGATTCAACTAATCTGCTGGATTTTTCTAGAACTTTAAAACTCTCTTTGTGTACACAGTATTTCTCCTCCTAGCTTTTCCTAAGTGAATATTGCTATTAATCATAccctaagattttattttattttatttttaatttatgaccAGAGATAGCTGTTCTTTGACGAGGCATGATGGTGGAGTTTTGGCTTTGGTTCTAGAGTTCACATCGCAGGAGACTACCACTGTAACTCTAGCCAAATCACTGCCCCTCTCTGAGCTTTAAATTAGGCATCCCTAAGGAGAGGAGATAATTGCCCATTGCAGCCTTGCTGTGGTAGCAGAGGGAAGGAACCCAGGAATCCATTACCAGGAGAATGGATAAAACGTGATATATGTTTTAGATGGACTACTAGAATGAATTTGATCTATGTATAGCAACATGGCTGGATCTCTCAAAAAACAGAATGTTgagtgaaaaaagaaacagaacaagattTATAGTACAATACTGTTTATGTAAATCAAAACATCAATACCATATATTTTCCACagatacacataagtaaataaacacatgaacGGTGGTTTAGAAGGACACACATTAAGTACAGAAGAGTGGTGCCTATGTGGGTTGGGGAAGGATGGGATCAGGGATGGGTGATGAAGggcacaaaacaaaataataaaaggaccTTGCATGGACCAATGATGATATAGTGTGCCAAGAACTGAGGAATACGGTTAGCTCAATTCTGTGCAcctgaaggaataaataaataaataaataaataaatagtaaattaatTGAGCGCCTAGTGAGTAGGCCAGCTGGGTAGACCCCCAGATTTGGGGTTTTTCTCCATGTCATCCTTCCTTCTGAATTTAGTCAAAACTGAGCAAAGTCCCAGCTGTATACAGTGGAACCTTAAGAATTCCCAATTCAAACTGAGCAGTTCCTCTGAAAGCCATTAGCAGGGGGCCATTTCTTAACCCCATTACCTCCATGTTTGATCCCCCCACTCCCAGTTCCTATTTCCATGGTGGTCCAATTTCAGAGATACCTTATTTGAATTTTAGGGTAGGCACTGAATCTCCAGACATTTGGAAGAGATGGG
Coding sequences within it:
- the Tspyl2 gene encoding testis-specific Y-encoded-like protein 2 — translated: MDRPDEGPPAKTPRLSSSEPRLRDLPPPPPPPLLRLPLPPPQQRPRPQEETEAAQVLADMRGVGPTLPPPLPYVILEEGGIRAYFTLGTECPGWDPAVESGFGEPPPTGIMDTFPSSETSGGSLEIDFQVAEPSSLAGEKALETCSLGGWGPQMLVGPKRKEEAIIIVEDDDEDEKESVRRRQRRRRRRRRRLRKVKESRERSAQRMESILQALESIQMDLEAVNIKAGKAFLRLKRKFIQMRRPFLERRDLIIQHIPGFWVKAFLNHPKISILINQRDEDIFRYLTNLQVQDLRHISMGYKMKLYFQTNPYFTNMVIVKEFQRNRSGRLVSHSTPIRWHRGQEPQAYHRRNYDTRESFFNWFSNHSLPEADRIAEIIKNDLWVNPVRYYMRGSGYRTNRRKQERKESKAKKEYEMVIMEDAHDHYAIEDILSEISEIDEITDNETFHDIKISDFMETTDYFETTDNEVTDINEPLCDSEAPDHTEGPSNKVESNAVSTDDSSENPDEKNSSDSEDSTNEKADGDSDNLEGDHQLGTNIQESSDSDNGDEGSDDEDNDGNEGDSEGSDDDGNEGDNEGSDDDDRDIKYYKNGIEVFDKALDNSANQDVYEEEVEIISDDSTESEEEEEEEEASEEDTELTEDSYIEEQIYEEGSEVNSDDSDVQEVLPVPNTWARLGKKGNIG